The Bombus pascuorum chromosome 11, iyBomPasc1.1, whole genome shotgun sequence genome includes the window gaGTAATAGAAGCACATTTGTATCAtactatcttaaatattctatttttaaataaattatacgtaaacaaatttgtcttattttcattacacgaggttaaaaattctttgataCTCGTAAAATGAAACTGTTAATACTATCTGTTAACGATAATGCTTATTTTCAgtcaaaataatttctaatcgttaattattaaaaattcttaaattatataaagttcTTCGTGTAATCTACTATAATTTACCAATTAAATATTgcgttattttattctaccGATTTTAAATGCACGATTTtacttcaaatatattaaagatttttaatatattaaatgctttgtcataaaaatattgaaagccTTGCAACTGCTAAATTCTTATGTTCTTTAAGCTAAACTGTctgcaatttttcatttttttcacttAGTATAACGTATTTGATAGTTAAATACATAACTTGTTATACAATAGTACACATtaaagtatatacatatgcaaaAATGTGTATACACATCTAAAAGATGTCATTTTCTTCTTAGGTCCACTACTTCTATCACTGCAGTTACATCCAACTTACAGTGTTTTGCtttctgaaaaaatattcttttgaaCGTGTGTAACAGATCTGCATGATATGATAATCTGCATTACAGTATGATAATCTGCATTACAGTCATTTAGAATAATTACCGTGTATAGTGGAGGATCTGTTGGATGCGGATGAAATCCAGTTTCTCTGCAATTGGCAATAAATTCTAAACCATATTCTGGAGTTAGAATGAAAAATCCTGttctaaagtaaaaaaatatatttttgagtTTAAAAAACCTCCTTTTTTTATACATccggatatttcttcttttacttaCTCATCGTATTTAGGAGCACAAACAATGGCAATGGCTTCAGCCATCATAAGTTGATATGCACAATGTGTATGAAGATCAACACTAGATAGAAAGGCAGTCTGTGTAGGATGTGTCTGtgaaatacaattatttcttctatttgcAAATTCACCCAGTTCAGATGTTGTTTTCAatgataattttactttaaattcaaatattacatacatgtatCCAACCAAGAGTAATCAAATTATGTTGATCCTGataatcaaatatatcttCTTCATTATATGTTACACAGGAATCTGGGGATCCAGTTTGTTCAGGAATTAATAAATGagtaacaattaatttatttctttctaatttgCCTGCTAATATACCACaagtttctttattattcatGGTGTTAGAGAATGCCAACATGAGGAAGTTTTGCATTAATTTAGTTGGCAGTACTATGTCTCTTAAAGTAAAACTGTCACAAAGCAAAGAAGGTTTTGTTGAGCGATCTATAGTGggtctattaaaaaatacaattatgtaatttaatattatttgtaaattactataaaaattcaattcctttttacattatacttaCTTCTCTTTAGATGTTTGTGCAGTTATATCACTAGATGGACTTACTAATGGTCTTGATGGTATACTGGAAATTTTTTTAAGCTTGGCATCTTCAGGAGATGTTACACTTGCAACCATAGCAGCTTCTGCTGCTTTAACAGCTGCTAGTGCAGCTaatttgttctttctttcttcctcttctctcaACCTAGACaaatattatacgtacataatcattatacatatctataaatataaatatataggcCGAGTCACCTAAGGCTAggagttaaaatatttttgaagcggttaattatattaaaaaatgaatcatatattttttgatgCATTTGATATAGTCATCATAccttataaaaagtatttgattatttacacAAGAATCCATTAGTTTAGATCTGGTATTTTTCTCTACTATCTGTAGATGAATGCTTGTGAAgtaattcatataaattacaaaaaaaatctCACAATGTGCTTGCTTACCAACAGAtttcatattgaaatatcaGAATGTCTTTTGATTCTCAGATTCATCTCTTCTCCATCATTTTTGTCGTGGTTTGAGAAGGGTCAATATTTCTGATTCTAGCCTTAGATGACTCACcctgtataatttataaaatagtataaagtacttttctaattcttcttgtttcagtctttccttttcaattttttctctttcttttacatCTTCCAGATACTTATTTAATTCTGTTTGATATTGTTCTAataattgtttctttaattcttcaGCCTTAGGGAGTACTTTACGTAATGTTTGTTGATTATGCTCCTTATCTTTTAATGATACTGTGTCAAATTGTGGatgatttcttattttttcaacaaaaattctgtaataatacatttttaaaaaataaattgaatgcCTTAAATTATCATAAGCTGtgtattgtatttaaaatcaCATAGCTTACGTTATGAATttgacgtataaaatatatgcatattcaAGATTATTATCTTTCATGCACATATCTGCCATCCTAATCATCTCTACACCAGAACGATAATATCTGAAAAGGATTCAACAGATTAATAGTGtcagaattatttaattgaacttaaaaatgtatttttcaacagGTTGCAACaatgatatatgaaaaataattataataggGTCTGATACCTTTGAGGTGGAATGTTGCGGTCCATTTCTACTGTGGAAGCATAATCCGAAAGATTCTTCAACCGTGCTCGTGGATCTGATATGCCAACATTCTTCCAAGGATGTTTGGCACTGACACTTTTGATCTCTGACGTTTCCTTgctcatttaaaaattttaggtTACGTTTAGtcaatatattaattctttattacaTCTGAAAAGATTTACTATCAGTGGATCCTCGTAGttctaaaatatacataaacatttaccccattttaattctaatacATTAACAAGAATATATAATCAAAATAGCGATTGAGTTGATTAGAAAAATACGTCAAACTAATATGTCATCAGTCATCAAATGTTATCAATTGCCAGTGTTAccaatggaaaaataaaaattactattatttgttTTGGTAGTTAATGGTGTAgcaattgttaatttaatacatagataaagatttttaatggaaaactTCTAAACCGTAGATATGCATGACACATTTATAGCATGAATGCCGTTTAACTACTTCAGTGataatctataataataatatcaatctATTGCTATATGTTATTTGATTATCAATATCGTTGTTGcataaaatgaaagtttattgTCAATAAACAATCCATTATTGTTGTTTTATCATCATATTGTTTACTAGGGTAATAACCTGTATGTGTATCTTCAAGcatgtttattataatatatatacaattattatattatagcaTATTTTTAGAGGATTTTTAATTCAtgaataatattgttttttgaagtggaagtaaataaatagatacatATAATGGAAGAGGAAGATAAAAACAATGATGAAATTTCTCCACCTAAACAAGCTAAGGTTGATTCTTTCCAAAGTGAGTAActatgtatactattattttaatataaatctgatatatttacataaaaaatattaatattttgtacacaGGTGCATTTAGCGAATTAAAGAAATCAGAATTTTTCAGTGAACCATTACCTGGTCCTTCTAAAGTTACGAGTGCCtcaaaatttaatacactGTTAGTCAGTTTAAAACAAGTATGATAATACAagattttttagtattttataatattatataatataatgtattgcttatttttgtacatatataatctaattttagaAAGGAAATccattattgaaatttataactaATGTTCCTTgggaattttctgaaattgtaCCAGATTATGTTATGGGAAAAACTACTTGTGCTCTTTTCTTATCGATACGTTATCATCAACTTAATCCTGACTATATTCATGAACGCTTGAAGGCCTTAGGAAACATGTATAATCTAAGAGTGCTTTTAGTACAggttcattttaattattgttattatatctaatagaatatgattatattttaaatgtagtggtaaaatattacaggTAGATGTGGCAGAGCCTCATCATGCTTTGAAACATTTAACAAGAATTTGCATTCTGGCAGATTTAACGCTAATGTTGGCTTGGAATGCAGAAGATGCAGgcaaaattattgaaacatacaagatttatgaaaataagcCACCTGATGCAATAATGGAACGAAGTGATACAGCACCATATCAAAAGGTATAtgcataatataattaatttgggaattaaaaattttttctgtatatatgtattttttcagTTAATGAATGCTTTGACAACAATTCGATCAGTCAATAAAACAGATGCCACAACTCTTTTATCAACCTTTGGTACATTAAGTGATCTGGTACAAGCACCATCAAATATACTTGCTCTTTGTCCTGGTATTGGGATACAAAAAGCAGAAAGAATCCATAAAACGTTGCatgaacaatttttacgtCCTTCAAAGTCtgtaaaataagaataaacaGGACATGACTTTATACGTGTAAATAAGTGTAACCCCGatgttttgtaatattattcggaataaaatcttttatattcttttataaaatgatatttattgactTTTATTATGTACTTTTTTATTGTACGTTGTTTACCTTCCATgtaacatttttctaataCGATCGTATGTACATTTGTATATCATCGAATACATTTTTTGATAtacaatgatataaaaataaaaactacaATTCGCGTTGTTGTTTTGCTACGATATTAAGAAAATGTACTACTATTACTTACAGAAAAAGAGGTCGTTAGTTATTCTATATATCAGTGATTCTGATATTACAAAAAGACTATACAACTACAATTTCACGCTTTCTTTACGTCTACTTACAATTACATCGTACAAACAATACAATCACAATTTTGTAGTAGTATTGAAGTacatatgaattatatatatgtatgtaataaatataatgtaaccGTGTTGAGCAACAAAAAGTATGTATCCTCaatgtatcttttatttatattcttctcgTATCATCCAACGAATTATTAAATgctgtatattttatagagTAAATCTTGCACTGTAAGATATATTCACTCATACAATATCCAGTATAATGTTCGATCTATAACTTAATTAGAAATCCTTATCCTTTCTTGAATTTGAGCAATAATATCGATAGAGTCATAAACACGCATATCCAACAAAGCGTAGCGATGAAACCATTGTGAACCGTAGAGCGCGACATTGACCATCCCCTAGCTAGTATGGCTCTCATTGATTCTGTGCTCATTGTTAGAGGCATCGTataactaataatttttaatagtttatgCATTCCTTCGATAGGCCAGATTATTCCACATAACATCACAATGGGTAGAAAAGCACCCATCGCAAGGTAAGTCGCGGTTCTTTCGTTTTCAGAGCAACATGCAATAACGAATCCTAAAGATTAAGtttaattgaataaatgaatagtaataatagttattacgattattaaaATGATTCATACCGAAACACATTCCACACAATCCAGTGAGGACAGTCAGTAGGCCGATCAAACCGACATTACCTTCACACGTGATATTAAATATCGCGAACGAAACTATTAGAACCATTATCGTTTGGCCTGCCATTATCGTGAACTGAGTTATAACTTGTGAGAAAAGAATTTCCGTTCCAGTGAGACCTGTCGATAGAAAAATCATCTATAATTTTTACCCAGGTTATTGTTATGTATATACTTGATAGCATTCTATTTACCAGAAACTAAACTTCTTTCGAGAAgaccttcgtttctttctaacAACATGGAGCCAGAAGTCAATGCAACTGACAAGAAGAAGATTATTCTGTAAGATGAAAATTTTgattgaataaataaagttaagGAAATATAAAGTTTTCAAGATGATATTAatcaaacagaaaatatttaatcataaaCACTCACGTTAAAATAACACCTGGTGCTGCAAAGTCGGTGAAATTTGGATCCATGGGACCATATATTGGTTTTCTAAACTGCAAATCGAGAAACGTATGTTGTTATAAATTCTTACTATTTCTtgccatttcttttttaaattatcaactTACATCAATCGGTATAGTTGATAGTTTTTCGCTGTAATTGCAAGCAATTGTCGCTTCCTGGGCAAATGCTTGAAACgaattataaatctttttttgaAGGAGATACCCAATTTGCTGAtctaagagaaaaagaaaaaataaattctctttcttttatgaAACTTCATAAGTAACCGCTTATTTGATTACATCTTTTAGAGtcatagatttaaaaaaaactgaTGAGATAGAATTCTAGaagttatttgaaaattctgaTGGTAAACTCACTAGACATATCCATGATGATTTCCATGTTGGAGTAATCTATATCCCAGTCGTTGGCATCTTTTCCATACTTTATTCTCGCTTCCAAGGAATCCGTGTAATTCGAGGGAAACATTATGGCACCCCAGGCATAGCCACTTTTAACAGCATCTCTAGCAGCGTCTTCAGTATCATATAGTACAGTGTCCACCTGTCTTTTATCTAATTGTTCTAAAAATCGGCAACTTAACAAAGTCCAATTACAGCCTTCTGATGGCATACAATGTGCCACGTTGCTGCTGTTTAATTCGTGATTCACTATTGCCAGTTTCAGGCCTTCCGGATCTTTACCGATGGAGAGACAGAACAGAAGGATTTGAACGACTGGCAGACCGATGATAAACATAATCATGctgaaaagaacaaatataaaatatattga containing:
- the LOC132912290 gene encoding STAM-binding protein, giving the protein MSKETSEIKSVSAKHPWKNVGISDPRARLKNLSDYASTVEMDRNIPPQRYYRSGVEMIRMADMCMKDNNLEYAYILYVKFITIFVEKIRNHPQFDTVSLKDKEHNQQTLRKVLPKAEELKKQLLEQYQTELNKYLEDVKEREKIEKERLKQEELEKLREEEERKNKLAALAAVKAAEAAMVASVTSPEDAKLKKISSIPSRPLVSPSSDITAQTSKEKPTIDRSTKPSLLCDSFTLRDIVLPTKLMQNFLMLAFSNTMNNKETCGILAGKLERNKLIVTHLLIPEQTGSPDSCVTYNEEDIFDYQDQHNLITLGWIHTHPTQTAFLSSVDLHTHCAYQLMMAEAIAIVCAPKYDETGFFILTPEYGLEFIANCRETGFHPHPTDPPLYTKAKHCKLDVTAVIEVVDLRRK
- the LOC132912308 gene encoding DNA excision repair protein ERCC-1, which gives rise to MEEEDKNNDEISPPKQAKVDSFQSAFSELKKSEFFSEPLPGPSKVTSASKFNTLLVSLKQKGNPLLKFITNVPWEFSEIVPDYVMGKTTCALFLSIRYHQLNPDYIHERLKALGNMYNLRVLLVQVDVAEPHHALKHLTRICILADLTLMLAWNAEDAGKIIETYKIYENKPPDAIMERSDTAPYQKLMNALTTIRSVNKTDATTLLSTFGTLSDLVQAPSNILALCPGIGIQKAERIHKTLHEQFLRPSKSVK
- the LOC132912262 gene encoding ABC transporter G family member 20, with translation MEDANSPSGTLPASLELKTRRPPLQTQSSTLDTKKRQAVYVRRAYKKYGSKSNPNVILDGLNMTVPKGTIYGLLGASGCGKTTLLSCIVGRRRLNSGEIWVLGGRPGSKGSGVPGPRVGYMPQEIALYGEFSIKETFIYFGWCAGMTTEQVQEKLQFLIKFLQLPTANRFVKNLSGGQQRRVSFAAALLADPELMILDEPTVGVDPVLRQNIWDHLVDLTKNSNKTIIITTHYIEETRQAGIIGLMRSGRLLAEESPTRLMEMHNVDTLEEVFLKLSRRQNMGLRRRSSILSSVTGVPPEGNVDDEMSGEFGDNVSVSSRRKSIVIDHFNVSDLPPEDECHGKSKVVNPMHMKALIWKNFLWMWRNVGMIMFIIGLPVVQILLFCLSIGKDPEGLKLAIVNHELNSSNVAHCMPSEGCNWTLLSCRFLEQLDKRQVDTVLYDTEDAARDAVKSGYAWGAIMFPSNYTDSLEARIKYGKDANDWDIDYSNMEIIMDMSNQQIGYLLQKKIYNSFQAFAQEATIACNYSEKLSTIPIDFRKPIYGPMDPNFTDFAAPGVILTIIFFLSVALTSGSMLLERNEGLLERSLVSGLTGTEILFSQVITQFTIMAGQTIMVLIVSFAIFNITCEGNVGLIGLLTVLTGLCGMCFGFVIACCSENERTATYLAMGAFLPIVMLCGIIWPIEGMHKLLKIISYTMPLTMSTESMRAILARGWSMSRSTVHNGFIATLCWICVFMTLSILLLKFKKG